The Flavobacteriales bacterium genome contains the following window.
CACTTCATAGAAAGCCCTTTGGACCGCGCCCACAACCACCTCCGGTTGCCAGGGCTTGCTGATGTAGCTCATGACACCACCCTGGTTGATGGCATCGATCACCGCGTGTATGTCGCTATAGGCGGTTACGAGCATGCGCTTCACCTTCGGGTAGCGCTCCTTCACCAGCCTCAGCAACTCGGTCCCCAAGGTCCCCGGCATGCGTTGATCGGCCATTACCACGTGCACCTCGTTGCTGTTCAGCAGGTCCATGGCCTCTTGGGCCGTGGTAGCCAGGAGGACCTTGAAGTTCTTACGGAAGGAAGCCATGAAGGCTTGCAGGTTGCCAGGTTCGTCGTCCACGTAGAGCACGCAGGGAACCGGAACATTCGGCTGCTGAAAGTTGACCAGTATTGACATGGCGGTTTTCTTGCCCCCCGCAGTACGTATCCGGCGGCAGAATGTTGCCGTGTCGGACATAGAATGTTGAAAAAATGTTGATAACTCGATAGCCATTCTTAGCTTTCGCGCCCACCAGGAACTTCTGAGCGCCCACCAGAAGCCTCCAATGGACCAAGACCTGCTAGCCCACATAGAGGTTTCTGCGTCGCTTGCCGACGTCTGGAAGCCGGAGTTCATCCGCTTGGACCAAGCCGGTGGGGCGACGCGCTTCCGATCACTTCTGGGCCGGCCTGGATCGCACGTGCACGATAGCATTCGATCCCAGGTCAAAGAGCTGGTCCGATCGCTGAACCCTTCGGTCCGTTACTCCGCGGATGAACTCGATCAGGCCGCCGATGCGCA
Protein-coding sequences here:
- a CDS encoding response regulator, with the translated sequence MSILVNFQQPNVPVPCVLYVDDEPGNLQAFMASFRKNFKVLLATTAQEAMDLLNSNEVHVVMADQRMPGTLGTELLRLVKERYPKVKRMLVTAYSDIHAVIDAINQGGVMSYISKPWQPEVVVGAVQRAFYEVRLERDKEDHVTRLSEANAQLEFALRQALLS